Proteins from a genomic interval of Sinobacterium norvegicum:
- a CDS encoding DUF3094 family protein produces the protein MEENKLNEEDQQRVDEYCRSGFNKTERPPFKPMRLLLGLLAIVGLLSVCSIFLARMNGIY, from the coding sequence ATGGAAGAGAATAAGTTAAACGAGGAAGATCAACAGCGGGTCGATGAGTATTGTCGCTCGGGTTTTAATAAAACAGAAAGGCCACCCTTTAAACCGATGCGTTTACTGCTGGGCTTATTGGCGATTGTTGGTTTATTAAGTGTTTGCAGTATTTTTTTGGCACGAATGAACGGTATTTATTAG
- a CDS encoding sulfite exporter TauE/SafE family protein, translated as MINEPIFYLYAIPAVLIFGMAKGGFGGGISVISVPLLAMVSDPVTAAAIMLPLLVAMDLVALWSFRGQYSKQQLAILLPGAVLGVIIGSFGFRYLSEDAIRLLIGVISLAFCANYYLARPRVEAGSTSRAKGGFWGLVAGFTSFGIHAGAPPVNIYLLPLKLDKKVLMGTMAVFFAVINIVKLIPYAWLGQLNSANLWTSLILLPLAPIGVRLGYYLLHRVDEVWVYRLCYFFLMVAGGRLLYQGVVGLIG; from the coding sequence ATGATTAATGAGCCAATTTTCTACTTGTATGCAATCCCTGCTGTGCTGATTTTTGGCATGGCCAAGGGTGGCTTTGGCGGCGGTATTTCAGTGATATCTGTACCGCTATTGGCCATGGTGTCGGACCCCGTTACGGCTGCAGCTATTATGTTGCCTTTGTTGGTGGCAATGGACCTGGTGGCGCTGTGGAGCTTTCGCGGGCAATACAGCAAACAGCAGCTGGCGATACTCCTGCCGGGAGCGGTGTTGGGGGTGATTATTGGCAGCTTTGGTTTTCGCTATTTATCAGAGGATGCCATTCGGCTGTTGATCGGCGTTATATCGTTGGCATTCTGCGCCAATTATTACCTGGCCAGGCCCCGTGTAGAGGCTGGTTCAACCAGCAGGGCTAAGGGTGGCTTTTGGGGCTTGGTCGCCGGTTTTACCAGCTTTGGTATTCATGCCGGTGCGCCCCCGGTGAATATATATTTACTGCCGCTCAAGCTGGATAAAAAAGTGTTAATGGGGACGATGGCTGTATTTTTTGCCGTTATCAATATCGTCAAACTGATCCCCTATGCCTGGCTGGGTCAGCTCAATAGCGCCAATCTTTGGACCTCACTGATATTGCTGCCACTGGCGCCGATAGGTGTCCGCCTCGGCTACTATCTACTGCACCGGGTTGATGAGGTCTGGGTATACCGGCTGTGTTATTTCTTTTTGATGGTGGCCGGTGGCCGTCTACTGTATCAGGGAGTCGTTGGCCTGATAGGCTGA
- the bioB gene encoding biotin synthase BioB, which yields MTELRHDWNIAEIQALFDLPFNDLMFQAQVVHRQHFNPNEVQISQLLSIKTGACPEDCKYCPQSNRYDTGLEKEKLMEIDLVVNEARKAKESGATRFCMGAAWRSPKKKDMPYVTAMVRGVKELGLETCMTLGMLSGEQAEELNEAGLDYYNHNLDTSEEYYEDIITTRTYGDRLNTLSNVRSAGMKVCSGGIVGMGEEAKDRCGLLKSLANLAQHPDSVPINMLVQVEGTPLADLGTIDQIDPFEFIRTIAVARIMMPKSMVRLSAGREDMNDEMQSLAFMAGANSIFYGEKLLTCKNPTENHDHQLFDRLGINSEKLPTQQREEDLAASLEQTVNDVAMDKVFYDAASA from the coding sequence ATGACTGAACTTCGCCACGACTGGAATATCGCTGAGATCCAAGCGCTTTTTGACCTGCCTTTCAATGACTTAATGTTTCAGGCCCAGGTGGTTCACCGTCAGCATTTCAACCCCAATGAAGTGCAGATCAGCCAGTTGTTGTCGATTAAGACCGGTGCCTGTCCAGAGGATTGTAAATACTGTCCGCAGAGTAACCGCTACGACACCGGCCTCGAGAAAGAGAAGCTGATGGAGATCGATTTAGTCGTCAACGAGGCACGCAAGGCGAAGGAATCCGGCGCCACCCGCTTCTGTATGGGTGCTGCCTGGCGTTCACCGAAGAAGAAAGACATGCCTTATGTCACCGCCATGGTGCGCGGTGTTAAGGAGCTGGGCTTGGAGACCTGTATGACGCTGGGGATGTTGTCCGGCGAGCAGGCGGAAGAACTCAATGAGGCGGGCTTGGATTACTACAATCACAACCTCGACACCTCGGAAGAATACTACGAAGATATTATTACTACCCGCACCTATGGCGATCGCTTGAACACGCTGTCTAATGTTCGCAGCGCTGGCATGAAGGTTTGCTCTGGCGGCATCGTCGGCATGGGTGAAGAGGCCAAAGACCGCTGCGGTCTGTTAAAGTCGCTGGCCAATTTGGCCCAGCATCCGGACAGCGTGCCGATCAATATGCTGGTTCAGGTAGAGGGCACACCGCTGGCCGATCTGGGCACCATCGATCAAATCGACCCGTTCGAATTTATCCGTACCATTGCCGTGGCGCGTATTATGATGCCCAAGAGCATGGTGCGTCTGTCGGCTGGCCGTGAAGACATGAACGATGAGATGCAGTCCCTGGCCTTTATGGCCGGTGCAAACTCTATTTTCTACGGTGAGAAGCTTCTAACCTGTAAGAACCCGACCGAAAACCACGATCATCAACTGTTTGATCGTCTGGGTATTAACAGCGAGAAACTACCGACCCAACAGCGTGAAGAAGATTTGGCTGCCTCGTTAGAGCAGACGGTCAACGATGTCGCGATGGATAAGGTTTTCTACGACGCCGCCAGCGCTTAG
- a CDS encoding type I asparaginase — protein MSSQTKVLMIYTGGTIGMKKTDKGYAPASGYLQQLMAGQPALQGEGLPAVDIIELAPLLDSSNMTPSDWLKIADSVFQHRDQYDGFVIVHGTDTMTYSSSALSFMLRGLNKPVIFTGSQIPMQEQRNDAVDNVLTTLMLIEQYRAELSGVSLCFGGVLLQGNRATKVSATTYQGFASPAVAPLAIAGIELRLKSHQAVSTAALAELPAKAADVGVFKLYPGLKPAVLRAILAPPLQGLVLECYGAGNGPDGNAALMAELKAASDRGVVIVAVTQPPEGSVNLSLYAAGVALADVGVVSGFDMTTEAAFTKLFYLLSSETCRDDVLEKLVIDLAGELS, from the coding sequence ATGTCTAGCCAGACCAAGGTGTTAATGATTTATACCGGTGGCACCATCGGAATGAAAAAGACCGATAAGGGCTATGCTCCGGCCTCGGGGTATCTGCAGCAGCTGATGGCAGGGCAGCCGGCGCTGCAGGGCGAGGGGCTGCCGGCCGTCGATATCATTGAGCTGGCGCCGCTGCTCGACAGCTCCAATATGACCCCCAGTGACTGGCTAAAAATTGCCGACAGTGTGTTTCAGCACCGTGATCAATACGATGGCTTTGTCATTGTTCATGGCACCGATACCATGACGTATAGCAGTTCGGCGCTCTCCTTTATGCTGCGCGGCTTAAACAAACCGGTGATATTTACAGGCTCGCAGATTCCGATGCAAGAGCAGCGTAACGATGCCGTCGACAATGTCCTCACGACGTTGATGCTCATCGAGCAATACCGGGCTGAACTCAGCGGCGTATCGCTGTGTTTTGGCGGCGTGTTGCTGCAGGGTAACCGTGCCACTAAAGTCAGCGCCACCACCTATCAGGGGTTTGCCAGCCCCGCTGTGGCGCCATTGGCCATTGCCGGTATTGAGCTGCGGTTAAAAAGCCATCAGGCTGTTAGTACAGCGGCGCTGGCCGAATTGCCAGCAAAGGCTGCGGATGTGGGCGTGTTCAAACTCTATCCGGGGCTGAAACCGGCAGTATTGCGGGCGATATTGGCGCCGCCGCTGCAGGGTTTGGTCTTGGAGTGCTACGGTGCCGGCAATGGCCCCGACGGCAATGCGGCATTAATGGCAGAATTAAAAGCAGCCAGCGACCGAGGCGTGGTGATCGTGGCGGTGACGCAGCCGCCAGAGGGCAGCGTTAATCTGTCGCTATACGCGGCGGGGGTGGCGCTGGCCGATGTTGGTGTTGTCTCGGGTTTCGATATGACTACCGAGGCGGCATTCACCAAGCTATTTTACCTGCTGTCGAGCGAGACTTGTCGCGACGATGTGCTGGAAAAATTGGTCATCGACCTCGCCGGTGAGTTAAGCTAA
- the bioC gene encoding malonyl-ACP O-methyltransferase BioC: MHETVKTAAIIEPVIDVFGAEHRPKLVLIPGWASLKQSLQGLAEQLSQHYCVYLFDLPGYGSNRHWHNDYQDQQQLAEQLLAQLPDQAVYIGWSLGGNIALSLAEHSPERVLAVATVATNLRFVASDDYPAAMAADTYQQFSQSLQANPASTLTLFQSLQLKGSPNERQWRRADRGHTQPPADQQTLQNSLAMLGRVDQRHCYQQLLMPKLSIFADADNLVPAAAAERLTDSVVLPGCHQLFRDSDEVLCQQLERFIQSLACCRSKQLMAQSFSRAADSYDASAQLQRDIADHLFSAIDGGLSLGAEAVVVDLGCGTGYISQRLSTTYPQARFIGVDIAEGMLDYARQHSGVGEAGQWLAADAEALPFADNSVDVMYSSLAIQWCQHLPRLFSEIRRVLKPGGRCYFSTLLDGTLTELKQAWAAVDDYVHVNQFDSNQHWLDCVEQAELSATHWQQQTITLQYQQLKQLTGELKAIGAHNVNSGRPDGLTGRQRVKALRARYECFRNQQGLLPATYRVLYAELLNRH, from the coding sequence ATGCATGAGACGGTGAAGACAGCGGCCATCATCGAGCCGGTCATCGATGTTTTTGGCGCCGAGCACCGGCCCAAATTAGTGTTGATTCCCGGTTGGGCAAGCCTAAAGCAATCATTGCAGGGCTTGGCCGAGCAGCTGTCGCAGCATTACTGCGTTTACCTTTTCGATCTGCCGGGCTACGGCAGCAACCGACACTGGCATAACGATTATCAGGACCAACAGCAGTTGGCGGAGCAGCTATTGGCACAGCTGCCCGATCAGGCGGTGTATATCGGTTGGTCGCTGGGGGGCAATATCGCCCTGTCACTGGCCGAACACAGCCCCGAGCGTGTGTTGGCGGTGGCCACTGTTGCCACCAATCTGCGCTTTGTTGCCAGCGACGACTACCCGGCGGCGATGGCGGCAGACACCTATCAACAATTCAGCCAGTCGTTGCAGGCTAACCCTGCGTCCACGCTGACGTTGTTTCAGTCGCTGCAGCTAAAGGGATCGCCGAACGAGCGGCAGTGGCGCAGGGCTGACCGCGGGCATACTCAGCCGCCGGCGGATCAACAGACGCTGCAAAACAGCCTGGCCATGCTGGGTCGAGTCGATCAGCGCCACTGTTATCAGCAATTATTAATGCCGAAGCTGTCGATATTTGCCGATGCCGATAACCTGGTGCCGGCGGCGGCTGCCGAGCGACTTACAGACAGTGTGGTGCTGCCAGGCTGTCATCAACTATTCCGCGACAGTGACGAGGTGCTGTGTCAGCAGTTGGAGCGTTTTATCCAATCGCTGGCCTGTTGCCGCAGCAAGCAATTAATGGCGCAATCGTTTAGTCGCGCCGCCGATAGCTATGATGCCTCGGCGCAGTTACAGCGAGATATCGCCGATCATTTATTTTCCGCCATCGATGGAGGCTTGAGTCTGGGTGCAGAGGCTGTCGTCGTCGACCTAGGCTGCGGCACGGGCTATATCAGCCAGCGGCTATCGACTACTTATCCACAGGCGCGATTTATCGGTGTCGACATCGCCGAGGGGATGCTCGATTATGCCCGTCAGCACAGCGGTGTTGGCGAGGCGGGGCAATGGTTGGCCGCCGATGCCGAGGCGCTGCCCTTTGCCGATAACAGTGTCGATGTGATGTATTCCAGTCTGGCGATTCAGTGGTGCCAGCATTTGCCGAGGCTGTTCAGCGAGATTCGTCGGGTGTTAAAGCCCGGTGGTCGCTGTTATTTTTCGACGCTGCTCGACGGCACGCTGACGGAATTAAAACAGGCCTGGGCGGCGGTGGATGATTATGTTCACGTCAATCAATTCGATAGTAACCAGCACTGGCTCGACTGTGTCGAGCAGGCGGAGCTGTCTGCGACACACTGGCAGCAGCAGACGATTACGCTGCAGTACCAGCAGCTGAAACAGCTCACCGGCGAGCTGAAGGCGATTGGCGCCCACAATGTAAACAGCGGCAGGCCTGATGGCTTGACGGGGCGTCAACGGGTCAAAGCGCTGCGAGCCCGCTACGAGTGTTTCCGCAATCAGCAAGGCTTGCTGCCGGCGACTTATCGGGTGTTATACGCCGAGTTATTAAACCGTCATTAA
- the bioD gene encoding dethiobiotin synthase, whose protein sequence is MSKYFVTGTDTDAGKTVVSAGLLAAANKAGKRSIGLKPIAAGCQQTDEGLRNDDAQILQAAASVELDYDVVNPIALEPAIAPHIVLMQQNRRVTNSQLAGYIRGAFFTPNDFAIVEGAGGWRVPLNRTETLAGLAKELDVEVILVVGVKLGCINHALLTAEAIASDGIKIAGWVANIIEPSTANIDENLMTLRALIAAPCLGVVPFLEDCSPTAVAEYLTLPPA, encoded by the coding sequence ATGAGTAAGTATTTTGTAACCGGCACCGATACCGATGCCGGTAAAACAGTGGTCAGTGCCGGCTTGTTGGCCGCCGCTAATAAGGCGGGTAAGCGCAGCATTGGTTTGAAGCCGATAGCGGCGGGTTGCCAACAGACAGACGAAGGTTTACGCAATGATGACGCGCAGATCTTGCAGGCGGCGGCCAGTGTCGAACTCGACTACGACGTGGTCAACCCGATTGCGTTAGAGCCTGCCATTGCGCCCCATATTGTGCTGATGCAGCAGAATCGTCGGGTGACCAACAGTCAGTTAGCCGGTTATATCCGCGGTGCTTTTTTTACCCCCAATGACTTTGCCATCGTCGAGGGTGCTGGCGGCTGGCGGGTGCCGCTCAATCGGACAGAAACCCTGGCAGGACTGGCGAAAGAGCTGGATGTTGAGGTGATTCTGGTGGTCGGCGTTAAATTAGGCTGTATTAACCACGCACTGTTGACCGCCGAGGCGATTGCCAGTGACGGCATTAAGATTGCTGGCTGGGTGGCCAATATCATCGAGCCCAGTACCGCTAATATCGACGAAAACCTGATGACGTTGCGGGCATTGATAGCTGCCCCTTGTCTTGGTGTGGTGCCGTTTTTAGAGGATTGCAGCCCGACCGCCGTGGCGGAATACTTGACCCTGCCACCGGCTTAA
- a CDS encoding acyl-CoA dehydrogenase C-terminal domain-containing protein — MPDYKAPLKEINFVLNEVLDVNAHYESLEGAEDLTPDLLSAIIEGGAQFAEGVAAPCNRDGDEIGCTWSPEGVTTPPGYKEAYQQFVEGGWPSLSGDPEFGGQGLPSSIAVFINEMTGSANWAWSMYPGLSHGAVATVDEHGSPAQKAAYLPKLLEGTWTGTMCLTEPHCGSDLGMLRTKAVKNADGTYAITGTKIFISSGEHDMAENIVHMVIARVEGAPEGTKGISLFIVPKVNVDAEGNLLDRNGVSCGSIEHKMGIHGNSTCVMNFDSAKGVLVGEGAENIGLRQMFTFMNAARLGTATQGLSHGEAAFQGGLAYAKERLQMRSLTGPKNPDGPADPIIVHPDVRRMLLTQKSLVEASRVLVYWCATLVDKTELGKTEEERKEADGMLAFLTPIAKAFITETGFENANIGVQLLGGHGFIREHGMEQIVRDARISMLYEGTTGIQALDLIGRKVLGTGGTALMNFTKVVHEFAKANDTEAMAPYLTPLKAINKQWGELTMQIGAAAGENPDEAGSASVDYLMYSGYAVFAYIWAKMAKVAQDKLEAGEGDAAYYEAKLKTANFYFSRILPRTESLATTMVSGADVLMAMDEEEFYF, encoded by the coding sequence ATGCCAGACTATAAAGCTCCCTTAAAAGAGATCAACTTCGTACTGAATGAAGTACTCGACGTTAATGCGCATTATGAATCACTGGAAGGTGCAGAAGACTTAACACCTGATCTGTTAAGCGCCATCATCGAAGGTGGTGCACAGTTTGCGGAAGGTGTTGCTGCTCCTTGTAACCGTGACGGCGATGAGATTGGCTGTACTTGGTCTCCCGAGGGTGTGACCACACCGCCTGGCTACAAAGAAGCTTATCAGCAGTTTGTTGAGGGCGGCTGGCCATCATTGTCAGGTGATCCAGAGTTCGGTGGCCAGGGTCTTCCTAGCTCGATTGCTGTTTTCATCAACGAAATGACCGGTTCTGCTAACTGGGCCTGGTCAATGTATCCTGGCCTAAGCCACGGCGCTGTTGCCACCGTCGATGAGCATGGTAGCCCAGCACAGAAAGCGGCTTACCTGCCAAAACTACTTGAAGGTACCTGGACTGGTACCATGTGTCTGACTGAACCACACTGCGGTTCTGACCTAGGCATGCTACGTACCAAGGCTGTTAAAAACGCCGATGGCACCTATGCCATCACCGGTACTAAGATCTTTATCTCCAGTGGTGAGCACGATATGGCCGAGAACATCGTCCATATGGTTATCGCCCGTGTAGAAGGCGCTCCAGAGGGTACCAAGGGTATCTCTCTCTTCATCGTGCCAAAGGTTAATGTCGATGCCGAAGGCAACTTGCTCGATCGTAACGGCGTCAGCTGTGGCTCTATCGAACACAAGATGGGTATTCACGGTAACTCTACCTGCGTGATGAACTTCGACAGCGCCAAGGGCGTGTTGGTTGGCGAAGGCGCGGAAAACATCGGTCTGCGTCAGATGTTCACCTTTATGAACGCTGCTCGTTTGGGTACTGCAACTCAGGGCTTGTCACACGGTGAAGCGGCTTTCCAGGGTGGCTTGGCTTACGCCAAAGAACGTCTACAGATGCGTTCATTAACCGGCCCTAAAAATCCGGACGGCCCAGCCGATCCAATCATTGTTCATCCCGATGTTCGTCGCATGCTGTTGACCCAGAAGTCTTTGGTTGAAGCCTCTCGCGTATTGGTTTACTGGTGTGCCACGTTGGTTGATAAGACCGAGCTTGGCAAGACAGAAGAAGAGCGCAAAGAAGCCGATGGTATGTTGGCCTTCCTAACGCCTATCGCCAAGGCATTTATCACGGAGACCGGCTTCGAAAACGCCAACATCGGTGTTCAGCTACTCGGTGGCCACGGCTTTATCCGTGAGCACGGCATGGAGCAAATCGTTCGTGATGCACGCATCTCGATGTTGTATGAAGGTACTACCGGCATTCAGGCCCTCGACCTCATCGGTCGTAAGGTCTTGGGTACAGGCGGCACAGCACTGATGAACTTCACCAAGGTTGTTCATGAGTTCGCCAAGGCCAACGATACCGAAGCAATGGCTCCTTACCTGACACCGTTGAAGGCAATCAATAAGCAGTGGGGCGAGTTGACCATGCAGATTGGTGCTGCTGCCGGTGAAAACCCAGATGAAGCAGGTTCTGCCTCTGTCGACTATCTGATGTACTCAGGCTATGCCGTATTTGCCTATATTTGGGCCAAGATGGCTAAGGTTGCTCAGGATAAGCTAGAAGCCGGTGAAGGCGATGCCGCATATTATGAGGCTAAGCTAAAGACAGCCAACTTCTACTTTAGCCGCATTCTGCCACGTACCGAATCATTGGCAACCACCATGGTTTCAGGTGCAGATGTATTAATGGCAATGGACGAGGAAGAATTTTACTTCTAA
- a CDS encoding DsbA family protein yields the protein MQSTLFYVHDPMCSWCWGYNPVWQQLKQQLPEGVAIEYIVGGLAPDTDEPMPAEQRQQIEGYWREIQDQLGSEFNFDFWQENTPRRATYESCRAVIAADKQGEQETMIEAIQQAYYLRAKNPSDRSVLVELATEIGLDTATFLADLDEADTEIRLLDDIAMARRWKVPGFPALVLLAGDQLKHIEVDYKNPETSLQQIKQCIKQATQ from the coding sequence ATGCAGTCAACTTTATTTTATGTTCACGACCCTATGTGCTCTTGGTGTTGGGGCTATAACCCCGTTTGGCAACAGCTTAAGCAGCAGCTGCCTGAAGGTGTCGCAATAGAATACATCGTCGGTGGCTTGGCACCTGATACTGATGAACCTATGCCAGCGGAGCAGCGTCAGCAGATCGAAGGGTATTGGCGTGAAATTCAAGATCAGTTAGGTTCTGAATTCAACTTTGACTTTTGGCAAGAAAACACGCCGCGTCGCGCTACCTACGAGTCTTGCCGCGCTGTTATTGCCGCCGATAAGCAGGGTGAACAGGAAACCATGATCGAAGCCATTCAGCAGGCTTATTATCTGCGGGCGAAAAACCCTTCCGATCGGAGTGTGCTGGTTGAATTAGCGACAGAGATCGGTTTGGATACGGCGACATTTTTGGCCGATCTAGATGAGGCTGATACTGAAATCAGGTTGTTAGATGATATCGCCATGGCCAGACGCTGGAAGGTGCCAGGCTTTCCAGCGTTGGTGTTGCTGGCCGGTGATCAGCTGAAGCATATTGAGGTGGATTATAAAAATCCTGAGACCTCGCTGCAGCAAATCAAGCAGTGCATAAAGCAGGCGACTCAGTAG
- the bioF gene encoding 8-amino-7-oxononanoate synthase produces the protein MSASLEQTLAKGLAERQQQQLYRQRRTVASAQGAEIVVDGQRCLNFCSNDYLGLANHPKLIEAARLAADSYGVGSGASHLVCGHSTEHHALEEELAELTGRSRALLFSTGYMANLGAITALVGKGDFVFEDKLNHASLIDGGLLSGARFQRFLHNDVDALDKRLSRCADEGRKLVVVDGVFSMDGDIAPLPELAATCAKHDAWLMVDDAHGLGVLGGSGAGCADQYHLDQQQLPILMATLGKGLGSSGAFIAGSDELIETLIQFSRSYIYTTAMPPMVAAATRASIKLLSTESWRRGYLADLIAFFRRGAEQLGLDIMPSSTAIQPLLIGDAGKAMAYSRALQQRGFWVGAIRPPTVAAGSARLRITLTAAHSEEQVEQLLLALAEVAAADGRGELDHA, from the coding sequence GTGTCTGCATCCCTAGAGCAAACTCTCGCCAAAGGACTCGCAGAGCGTCAACAACAACAGCTATACCGTCAACGCCGCACTGTCGCCTCTGCCCAGGGGGCGGAGATTGTGGTCGACGGTCAGCGCTGTTTGAATTTCTGCAGTAACGATTATCTTGGCCTGGCCAATCACCCTAAATTGATCGAAGCGGCGCGACTGGCCGCCGACAGCTATGGCGTTGGCAGCGGTGCCTCGCACTTAGTCTGTGGCCATTCGACCGAGCATCATGCACTGGAAGAAGAGCTGGCCGAACTCACCGGTCGCTCGCGGGCGCTGTTGTTTTCCACCGGTTATATGGCCAACCTCGGCGCGATAACGGCGCTGGTCGGCAAGGGCGACTTTGTCTTCGAAGACAAGCTTAACCATGCCTCGTTAATCGATGGCGGCCTGTTGAGCGGTGCCCGTTTTCAGCGCTTTCTCCACAATGATGTCGATGCGCTCGACAAGCGGCTAAGCCGCTGCGCCGATGAGGGCCGAAAGTTGGTCGTCGTCGATGGCGTATTCAGTATGGATGGCGATATCGCGCCATTGCCAGAGCTGGCGGCAACCTGCGCCAAACACGATGCCTGGTTAATGGTCGACGATGCCCACGGTCTCGGCGTGCTGGGCGGCAGCGGTGCCGGTTGTGCCGACCAATACCATCTCGATCAACAGCAGTTGCCGATATTGATGGCGACGTTGGGTAAGGGGCTGGGCAGCAGCGGTGCCTTTATTGCCGGCAGCGACGAATTGATCGAGACGCTGATTCAGTTCTCACGCAGCTATATCTATACCACGGCAATGCCACCCATGGTCGCCGCGGCGACGCGCGCCAGTATCAAATTGTTGTCGACGGAGAGTTGGCGACGTGGCTACTTAGCCGATTTAATCGCTTTTTTTCGCCGCGGTGCCGAACAGTTAGGCCTCGATATCATGCCGTCCTCGACGGCGATTCAGCCGCTGTTAATCGGTGATGCGGGTAAGGCGATGGCCTATAGTCGAGCCCTGCAGCAGCGCGGTTTTTGGGTTGGCGCTATTCGCCCACCCACTGTCGCCGCTGGCAGTGCCCGGCTGCGTATAACGCTGACTGCGGCGCACAGTGAGGAGCAGGTCGAACAGCTGCTATTGGCACTGGCCGAGGTGGCCGCCGCCGACGGCCGTGGGGAACTCGATCATGCATGA
- a CDS encoding NAD-dependent epimerase/dehydratase family protein: protein MTSQANIDGPKQLGTVLVTGGAGFVGQNLANTLLNLGCQVRVLDLACCPIEHANLEKIQGNICDRDLVIEACKGIDTVFHTAAIIEIRASNSVSESVRKLSYDINLGGTQNIVAGCLKHGVKRLVYTSSNSVVIDGQPISSGNETLSYVERYRDLYTETKTKAERYVLANNGKDGLYTCAIRPSGIWGPGDQTMFKRLIEQLIKGVLKFRVGDGSARLDNSYVHNLIHGKLLAASQLNHAGNSPGEAYFINDNEPVNMMEFSRPVIEALGYPYPKRSISYGMVKGVLTVWQKAHEWLRLPEPPQPPLAVERICIDNYFSIEKAQQHLGYQPIYTTAEGMQQCLPYYKALYQDMLKAMGK, encoded by the coding sequence GTGACTAGCCAAGCAAATATTGACGGACCAAAACAGTTGGGTACAGTACTGGTGACCGGCGGTGCGGGTTTTGTTGGTCAGAATCTTGCCAATACGTTGTTGAATTTAGGGTGTCAGGTGAGAGTGCTTGATTTAGCTTGCTGCCCGATTGAACATGCTAACCTTGAGAAGATTCAGGGTAATATCTGTGACCGTGACTTAGTGATCGAGGCCTGTAAAGGTATCGATACGGTGTTTCATACCGCTGCTATTATTGAAATTCGTGCATCGAATAGTGTCTCAGAAAGTGTCCGGAAATTGTCCTACGATATCAATTTAGGTGGTACTCAAAATATTGTTGCCGGCTGCCTTAAGCACGGTGTTAAACGCTTGGTGTATACCAGCTCAAACAGTGTTGTAATCGACGGTCAGCCGATTAGCAGCGGCAACGAAACATTGAGTTATGTGGAACGCTATCGCGACTTATACACCGAGACAAAAACCAAGGCTGAGCGCTATGTGCTGGCAAATAACGGTAAGGATGGTCTGTATACCTGTGCTATTCGTCCCAGCGGTATCTGGGGGCCCGGTGATCAAACCATGTTTAAACGGTTGATAGAGCAGCTGATTAAAGGGGTGTTAAAGTTCAGGGTCGGCGATGGCAGTGCCAGGTTAGATAACTCCTATGTACACAATCTTATTCACGGAAAACTGTTGGCGGCGTCGCAGTTGAATCACGCGGGTAACTCCCCCGGCGAGGCTTATTTTATTAACGACAATGAGCCGGTCAATATGATGGAGTTTTCTCGCCCCGTCATCGAGGCGCTGGGCTATCCATACCCTAAGCGCTCAATATCCTACGGCATGGTCAAAGGAGTGCTGACGGTGTGGCAGAAAGCCCATGAATGGCTGCGGTTGCCTGAGCCTCCACAGCCGCCATTGGCTGTTGAGCGTATCTGTATCGACAACTATTTTAGTATTGAAAAAGCACAACAGCACCTGGGTTATCAGCCGATATATACAACCGCCGAGGGGATGCAACAGTGTCTGCCTTATTATAAAGCATTGTATCAGGATATGCTGAAGGCAATGGGAAAATAA